In Thermodesulfatator atlanticus DSM 21156, the following proteins share a genomic window:
- a CDS encoding ABC transporter ATP-binding protein, with product MLAVRNLVAAYGPIKALKNVSLHVAKGEIVCLIGANGAGKSTLMLTIMGLVKPAQGEIVFENEPIHTLSTPAIVAKGISLVPEGRQIFYPLTVEENLELGAYQRYRKEAKELIKNDLEEVYELFPRLKERRKQIAGTLSGGEQQMLAIGRAFMARPKLLMLDEPSLGLAPRLVDTILETIKTLNENGLTILLVEQNARRALDLAHRGYVLETGRIILQGRTEDLIADEDVKRAYLGKDYREFTD from the coding sequence ATGCTTGCAGTGCGCAACTTAGTAGCGGCCTACGGCCCTATCAAAGCGCTTAAAAACGTCTCTCTCCACGTGGCCAAAGGCGAGATAGTTTGTCTGATTGGGGCAAATGGCGCGGGGAAATCCACCCTTATGCTAACCATCATGGGGCTGGTTAAGCCTGCCCAGGGGGAAATCGTTTTTGAAAATGAGCCCATTCACACCCTTTCAACCCCGGCCATTGTGGCGAAAGGTATAAGCCTTGTGCCAGAAGGACGCCAGATTTTTTATCCCCTAACCGTAGAAGAAAACCTCGAACTCGGGGCCTATCAACGCTATCGCAAAGAAGCTAAAGAACTCATCAAAAACGACCTGGAAGAAGTCTATGAGCTTTTTCCTCGCCTTAAAGAAAGACGCAAACAAATTGCCGGCACGCTTTCTGGGGGAGAGCAACAAATGCTTGCCATTGGCCGGGCATTTATGGCGCGCCCAAAGCTTCTTATGCTTGATGAACCTTCCCTTGGGCTTGCTCCGCGTCTGGTGGACACTATCCTTGAAACCATCAAAACTTTGAATGAAAATGGGCTTACGATCCTTCTGGTAGAACAAAATGCCAGGCGTGCCCTAGACCTTGCCCACAGGGGATATGTGCTTGAAACAGGACGCATTATCCTTCAAGGTCGCACCGAAGACCTCATCGCAGACGAAGACGTTAAAAGGGCATACCTTGGCAAGGATTACCGCGAATTTACCGATTAG
- a CDS encoding ABC transporter ATP-binding protein, whose amino-acid sequence MAETLLRVENLTKTFGGLAAVKDLSFEVKKGLITALIGPNGSGKTTTFNMISGHLKPSSGAIYFEKIRIDKLPPFKIARLGIARTFQNLEIFGHLSVIENVLLAVQNRRPVKFWEIVTRAPSFFKKEKEAQNIAFSYLKPLGLENWALSPAQSLPFGLQRYLEIARALALEPKMLLLDEAASGLDASEKELLLKIISNLKKQGVTILLVEHDMNMVMEIADEVIVLDQGQKIAQGTPREIQRHPDVIAVYLGEG is encoded by the coding sequence ATGGCTGAAACGCTTTTACGGGTAGAAAATCTTACCAAGACCTTTGGCGGCCTAGCAGCGGTCAAAGACTTAAGTTTTGAAGTTAAAAAGGGCCTTATCACCGCTCTCATCGGCCCAAATGGCTCAGGGAAAACCACCACCTTCAACATGATTTCAGGGCATTTAAAACCCTCCTCCGGGGCCATTTATTTTGAAAAAATTCGCATTGACAAACTGCCACCTTTTAAAATTGCACGTTTAGGTATTGCACGCACCTTTCAAAACCTTGAAATATTCGGGCACCTAAGCGTTATTGAAAACGTCCTCCTGGCGGTTCAAAACCGCCGCCCGGTAAAATTTTGGGAGATAGTCACACGGGCCCCTTCTTTTTTCAAAAAAGAAAAAGAAGCCCAAAATATAGCTTTTTCTTACCTCAAGCCCCTTGGTCTTGAGAACTGGGCTCTAAGCCCTGCCCAAAGTCTTCCCTTTGGGCTTCAGCGCTATCTCGAAATTGCTAGAGCCTTAGCCCTTGAACCAAAAATGCTCTTGCTTGATGAGGCGGCCTCGGGGCTTGACGCCTCAGAAAAAGAACTTCTTCTTAAGATCATCTCCAACCTGAAAAAACAAGGTGTTACTATTTTGTTGGTAGAGCATGACATGAACATGGTAATGGAAATAGCCGACGAAGTGATAGTTCTTGACCAGGGGCAAAAAATCGCCCAGGGCACACCACGGGAAATCCAGCGCCACCCTGATGTAATCGCTGTTTACTTGGGGGAAGGCTGA
- a CDS encoding acyltransferase — MVARIIKHILNFLALLLVLPAWVMVVLEKKLGLGIRVYLFWAQFLAQVPGILGSFLRRAFYWLVLPQVSWNCEIGFGTFFSRPWGIIEKGVYIGPYCIIGQAILREGSLIASRVSIPSGRRQHRRDPTGKILPAEHGSFETIEIGPHAWIGEGAIVMAKIGARATVAAGAVVTRPVPDDCVVGGNPAHILRRKTFKA; from the coding sequence ATGGTAGCACGAATTATCAAACATATTCTTAATTTTTTGGCCTTGCTTCTGGTTTTGCCTGCCTGGGTCATGGTGGTTCTCGAAAAAAAGCTAGGCCTGGGGATAAGAGTTTATCTTTTTTGGGCCCAGTTTCTGGCGCAGGTACCAGGCATCCTGGGGTCTTTTTTAAGGCGTGCTTTTTACTGGTTGGTCTTACCTCAGGTCTCCTGGAATTGCGAAATAGGCTTTGGCACCTTTTTTAGCCGCCCGTGGGGGATCATTGAAAAAGGCGTCTACATCGGCCCGTACTGCATCATTGGCCAAGCAATCCTTAGGGAAGGCAGCCTCATCGCCTCTAGGGTTAGTATTCCAAGTGGTCGCAGGCAACACAGGCGAGACCCAACAGGAAAAATTCTACCAGCAGAGCACGGAAGCTTCGAAACTATAGAAATCGGCCCGCATGCCTGGATTGGCGAAGGGGCCATTGTGATGGCAAAGATAGGGGCCCGTGCCACAGTAGCCGCTGGAGCGGTGGTTACTAGGCCTGTCCCAGATGATTGTGTGGTAGGAGGAAACCCTGCGCACATTTTGCGCAGAAAAACCTTCAAGGCGTAA
- a CDS encoding diacylglycerol kinase family protein: MRIESAVLFWNPLGGKNLKEGLLLLALARHAHLSTEKIKNYPEIEKALRKHLAQGKRLFLISGGDGTISAFLTAYFRELKPPEIEIAVLPGGTNNLIAWDVARPFNQLKIFKAFLSHQRPRMLKRKALRIEPGKFFGMFCAAGLLAEGTFLYNELRKKEGVKGMKNILKVIAKLGKRGLRRELPLLVEPQSLVYAPETAMFTTLERLFIPLFPFPKVRNCREIKGGIFPQKLIPFKTFCTPKVRIHTPAIALDGEMIKSSDNVFELTTTKELTFLKW, translated from the coding sequence AAACCTAAAAGAAGGGCTTTTGCTTCTGGCCCTGGCGCGTCACGCTCACCTTAGCACCGAAAAAATCAAAAATTACCCGGAAATAGAAAAAGCCTTAAGGAAACATCTCGCGCAAGGGAAAAGGCTTTTTTTAATAAGCGGGGGAGATGGCACTATTTCAGCCTTTTTAACCGCTTATTTTAGAGAGCTAAAACCCCCTGAAATTGAAATCGCCGTTTTACCAGGGGGAACCAACAACTTAATCGCCTGGGATGTGGCAAGACCATTTAACCAGTTAAAAATTTTTAAAGCTTTCTTATCGCACCAAAGGCCTCGCATGTTAAAACGCAAAGCGCTTCGGATAGAACCAGGTAAGTTTTTTGGTATGTTTTGCGCTGCAGGCCTCCTTGCCGAGGGTACTTTTCTCTATAACGAACTCCGTAAAAAAGAAGGCGTAAAGGGCATGAAAAATATCTTAAAAGTCATAGCCAAACTGGGGAAAAGGGGGCTTCGCCGTGAGCTTCCCTTGCTCGTTGAACCTCAAAGCCTTGTTTACGCCCCGGAAACAGCTATGTTTACCACCCTTGAAAGGCTTTTTATTCCGCTTTTCCCCTTTCCCAAAGTAAGAAACTGCAGAGAAATAAAAGGGGGTATTTTTCCGCAAAAATTGATTCCTTTTAAGACCTTTTGTACGCCCAAAGTAAGGATTCACACCCCTGCCATTGCCCTTGACGGCGAGATGATAAAAAGCTCTGATAATGTATTTGAGCTCACCACCACAAAAGAGCTGACTTTTTTAAAATGGTAG